Proteins from a single region of Cryptococcus neoformans var. grubii H99 chromosome 5, complete sequence:
- a CDS encoding 2,4-dihydroxyhept-2-ene-1,7-dioic acid aldolase, whose protein sequence is MDKRTYLRNDLLAGKPGIGMWLTLPGSALAKTVATIPGFNWILIDAEHGQITDRDYFDLTNHITTEGVSPIIRIPSDEPWLIKRALDSGAHGLMIPMCHNADVAKKVVSSSKYAARGTRGCGSPFTQIIFGVPEAQYEATCNDNLLVIVQIESAEGVKNVESIAAVQGVDVLFVGPFDLAKSMDIEFGGEEHEAAIARTLKACKDNGKKAAIFCMSGAQSKKRLQQGFDMVSIATDTDSIIREFSRQLEDVKA, encoded by the exons ATGGACAAGCGAACCTATCTCAGAAACGACCTTCTCGCTGGAAAACCCGGTATTGGGATGTGGCTCAC CTTGCCTGGGTCCGCATTGGCGAAGACCGTAGCCACTATCCCTGGCTTCAACTGGATCCTTATTGATGCTGAACATGGCCAGATTACAGACAGGGATTATTTTGAT CTTACCAATCATATTACCACCGAAGGCGTTTCACCCATTATCCGTATCCCCTCCGATGAACCTTGGTTAATCAAGCGGGCCCTCGACTCAGGAGCTCATGGCTTGATGATTCCTATGTGCCACAACGCT GATGTCGCCAAAAAGGTCGTCTCTTCCAGCAAGTACGCCGCTCGAGGCACTCGAGGATGTGGTTCACCTTTCACCCAGATCATCTTCGGTGTTCCCGAGGCTCAATATGAGGCAACTTGCAATGACAACTTGTTGGTCATCGTCCAAATAGAGTCGGCAGAGGGTGTGAAGAATGTGGAGTCCATTGCCGCTGTCCAAGGAGTGGATGTTCTTTTCGTTG GCCCCTTTGACCTTGCCAAGTCAATGGACATCGAGTTCGGTGGCGAGGAACACGAGGCTGCTATTGCTCGAACCCTTAAGGCTTGTAAAGATAATGGCAAGAAAGCAGCCATCTTTT GCATGTCCGGCGCCCAGTCCAAGAAGCGTTTGCAGCAGGGCTTCGATATGGTTTCCATAGCCACTGATACAGACTCTATAATTCGAGAGTTCTCCAGGCAGCTCGAAGACGTGAAGGCCTGA